CCGACGATCACCGTGTCGACGTCGCGCCATCGTCCCACACGGCGGATGGCGGCCACCAGCTCGCGCGCCGCGCCGTCGCCCTGCACGCTGGCCGGCACGACCACGATCTCCACGATGGGACAGCGCCGCCTAACGACGGAGATGATGTCGTGCAGCGCGGCCCCATCCGGACTCGTCACCACCGCGATGCGCCGGGGATGCGGCGTGACGCGTCGCTTGCGCCGCGGGTCGAGGAGCCCTTCCGCCGTCAGTCGTTTGATCGATTGCTCGAGCGCCTTGCGCCACAAGCCGTCGCCCGATGCCTCGAGTGACGCCACCATGAGCTGCATTTCGCCCTGCGGCGCGTACACCGACAGGCGGCCGTACGCGCTGACCTGCATCCCGTCATCCGGCGGCGCCGGCACCCGGCGCGTGTCGGTTGCCCACATCACGCACCGTATGCGCGCGGTGGCGTCGCGGAGCGAAAAGTACCAGTGCCCGCTGCGATTCTGCGTGAAGTTGGCCACCTCGCCGCGCACCCAGAGCGGCGGAAACGCGCCCTCGACGATGTCCTTGGCCGCACGCGTGAGCTCCGTCACCGAAAACGCGCTCTCGATCGACGCGCCGCGATACGCGTTAGGCGCCGGCTCGCGCCCGCGAGCCGGGGGGCGCGGACGGGGCGGCGCGTCCGGCGCGTCGAACAGGTCGGGCGCGTCCGCCGCCCCGGAGCGCCGCGGACCGGGCCTGGTCACGCCGACCGCTCCGCGGCGCGCACCGTATTGCGCAGCAGCAGCGCGATGGTCATGGGCCCGACCCCGCCCGGCACCGGTGTGATGAGCGAGGCGACCTCGCGCGCACTCTCGAAATCCACATCGCCGACCAGCCGGTATCCGCTCTTGGTCGACGCGTCGGCAATGCGATTGATACCCACATCGATCACCACGGCGCCCGGCCGGATCATGTCCCCAGTGACCATGCGCGGCCGACCCGCGGCGACGATGAGGATGTCGGCGCGCCGCGTGTGCGCCGCAAGATCGCGCGTCGCGCTGTGGCACACGGTGACGGTCGCATTCGCGCCGGCCGCGTTCTGCACCATGAGCGCCATCATCGGCTTGCCGACGATGTTGCTGCGCCCAACGATCACACACTCGGCGCCGCGCGTCTCGACGCCGCTCCGCACCAGCAGCTCCTGCACGCCCGCCGGCGTGCAGGGCACGAATCCATCGCGCTCGCCGATCAGGTTCTTCCCCACGTTCACGGGATGAAATCCATCCACGTCCTTGTCGGGCCGGATTCGCCTAACGATTGCGTCGGCGTCGATCTGCCGGGGCAGAGGCATCTGCACCAGGATGCCGTGCACCGAGGGGTCGGCGTTGAGCGCGTCGACCCGCACGAGCAGGTCGGCCTGCGTGGTGTCGGCGGGCAGACGAATCGTGACGCTCTTCATGCCGGCCTCTTCCGTCGCCTTCCCCTTGCTGCGCACGTAGACCGCGCTCGCCGGGTCGTCACCCACCAGCACTACCGTTAGGCCGGGGACGATGCCCCGTTGGGCGAGCCGTTGGACGTCGCAGGCGACCTCGTCGCGGATCGCACGCGCCACCCCGACACCATCGATCAGCTCAGCGGGCAAAGTCCACCGCCCGCTGCTCGCGAATGACCACTACCTTGATCTGCCCCGGATACTGCAGCTCGCCCTCGATGCGCCGCGCAATTTCCTCGCTCAACGACGTCATGCGTGTATCATCCACGTCGTCAGGATTGACGATCACGCGGATCTCCCGGCCCGCCTGAATCGCGAACACCTTGTCCACGCCGGTGTAACTCGCGGCAATCCGCTCCAGCCCCTCGAGACGCTTCACGTACGTCTCGAACGCCTCGCGCCGCGCACCCGGACGCGATCCCGATATCGCGTCCGCTGCCTGCACCAGCACGGACACCTCGCTCTCGTGCGGCACATCGTCGTGGTGGGCCGCGATGCAATTCACGACGAGCGGATTCTCGCCGTACTTGGTCGCCACCTCGACGCCGAGCTGGACATGCGTCCCTTCGTGCTCATGTGTGAGGACCTTGCCCACGTCGTGCAGCAGCGCGCCTCGCTTCGCCATCGTCACATCGAGACCGAGCTCGGCGGCCATGATGCCGGCCAGGTGCGCCACTTCCTTGGAATGCTGCAGGATGTTCTGCCCGTAGCTCGTCCGATAGTGCATCCGCCCGACGAGCTTCACGAGCTCGGCGTGCAGGCCGTGCGCGCCCACTTCGTACGCGGCCTGCTCGCCCATCTCCTGGATGGCGGCCTCGACCTCCTTGCGCGACTTGGCCACGACTTCTTCGATGCGCCCCGGATGAATGCGTCCGTCGGCTACCAGCTTCTGGAGCGCCAACCGCGCGACCTCGCGGCGCACCGGATCGAAGCAGGAGACGACCACGGTGTCGGGCGTGTCATCGATGATGACGTCCACACCCGTGGCCAGCTCGAACGCGCGAATGTTGCGACCTTCGCGGCCAATGATGCGGCCCTTCATCTCGTCGTTGGGTAGCGACACCGATGACACGCTGATCTCCGACGTGTGCTCGGCGGCTATGCGCTGAACGGCCAACGCCACAATCTTTTTTGCTTCGCGCTCAGCATTTCGTCGCGCGCTCTCGCGAATCTCCCGGACAGTATTCGCCGCCTCGGCCTGTGCTTCCTCGGCGAGGCGGCTCATGAGCTCCGCTT
This DNA window, taken from Gemmatimonadaceae bacterium, encodes the following:
- the xseA gene encoding exodeoxyribonuclease VII large subunit, which codes for MTRPGPRRSGAADAPDLFDAPDAPPRPRPPARGREPAPNAYRGASIESAFSVTELTRAAKDIVEGAFPPLWVRGEVANFTQNRSGHWYFSLRDATARIRCVMWATDTRRVPAPPDDGMQVSAYGRLSVYAPQGEMQLMVASLEASGDGLWRKALEQSIKRLTAEGLLDPRRKRRVTPHPRRIAVVTSPDGAALHDIISVVRRRCPIVEIVVVPASVQGDGAARELVAAIRRVGRWRDVDTVIVGRGGGSREDLWAFNDERVARTLAACPIPTISAVGHEIDTSLCDLVADLRAATPSAAAEAAVPVLADVRALVARRTAELRVSLERRAVRARRHFAETARDMRGALDRLTVRRRARLEVAAGRLDALSPLATLGRGYALATDESGHALTNAAHFERGRAFRLRLRDGRVDARTERTTVDAAPPPPER
- a CDS encoding tetrahydrofolate dehydrogenase/cyclohydrolase catalytic domain-containing protein, which gives rise to MPAELIDGVGVARAIRDEVACDVQRLAQRGIVPGLTVVLVGDDPASAVYVRSKGKATEEAGMKSVTIRLPADTTQADLLVRVDALNADPSVHGILVQMPLPRQIDADAIVRRIRPDKDVDGFHPVNVGKNLIGERDGFVPCTPAGVQELLVRSGVETRGAECVIVGRSNIVGKPMMALMVQNAAGANATVTVCHSATRDLAAHTRRADILIVAAGRPRMVTGDMIRPGAVVIDVGINRIADASTKSGYRLVGDVDFESAREVASLITPVPGGVGPMTIALLLRNTVRAAERSA
- the rny gene encoding ribonuclease Y; the protein is MSVTALYAAFGVVLILAVAVFFVLGRAAGRAAEHRAQIAAKSTAEETATRITEEARREAETLRKSAIVSGKEETIKLREAWEVDAGKRREELERAERRMQERETGLDRKYDILDQRDKELGRRGSDLGRREKIVGERESELDKLVAEERRRLEQLAGMSARDAKAELMSRLAEEAQAEAANTVREIRESARRNAEREAKKIVALAVQRIAAEHTSEISVSSVSLPNDEMKGRIIGREGRNIRAFELATGVDVIIDDTPDTVVVSCFDPVRREVARLALQKLVADGRIHPGRIEEVVAKSRKEVEAAIQEMGEQAAYEVGAHGLHAELVKLVGRMHYRTSYGQNILQHSKEVAHLAGIMAAELGLDVTMAKRGALLHDVGKVLTHEHEGTHVQLGVEVATKYGENPLVVNCIAAHHDDVPHESEVSVLVQAADAISGSRPGARREAFETYVKRLEGLERIAASYTGVDKVFAIQAGREIRVIVNPDDVDDTRMTSLSEEIARRIEGELQYPGQIKVVVIREQRAVDFAR